From Uloborus diversus isolate 005 chromosome 8, Udiv.v.3.1, whole genome shotgun sequence, a single genomic window includes:
- the LOC129227867 gene encoding gastrula zinc finger protein XlCGF57.1-like: MEEHLKLHSDIKPYLCEHCGMAWTAIADLEKHVKVHDVEKPYTCECCQETFALFEDMEEHSKIHAAEETYACRFCRKTFVRVRDTERHLKVDSDIKPFLCEHCGMALTAISDLEKLAKVHDVEKSYTCECCQETFAQFEDMEEHSKIHSVEEPYACRFCRKIFVQFTDLEKHLETHSGEQPYACKYCQKTFAEVTDMEEHLKTHDVEQPYACKYCQKTFAESKDMEEHSKSHDSEKSFSCKYCSMTFAEKSALKLHSRTHTAKRTYSCEYCEETFSNHQDWKDHRLVHTKDTSHACKLCDKTFTKQEDLKQHVTTHGGEKQFSCDFCKRTFTRNNYLKAHLKTHAGQKTFSCEYCKKIFTSMPDFKSHKMVHTGLKPYSCEICGKTFAQSSNLIVHLRSHTGEKPYLCEHCGKMFSMSTDLKRHLRMHTGEKPYSCGFCGKSFTQVVHLKGHINIHAGEKPHTCSECGKNFATAKYLKNHLIIHSGEKRHVCEYCQKKFARTADLKAHMRIHTGEKPYSCEFCGNAFTQIEHLKRHLIIHTGDKRHPCEYCDKKFARAADLKSHVTVHTGEKRFTCEYCQKKFARPGDLRSHLKIHTGEKPYSCNYCDMTFTRKKQLNSHVEIHAVHLQTT, translated from the coding sequence ATGGAAGAGCATTTGAAATTGCATTCCGACATAAAGCCATATCTATGTGAACATTGTGGAATGGCATGGACTGCAATTGCAGATTTAGAAAAGCATGTGAAAGTTCATGATGTAGAAAAACCCTACACTTGTGAATGCTGTCAAGAGACTTTTGCTCTGTTTGAAGACATGGAAGAGCATTCAAAGATCCATGCTGCGGAAGAAACATATGCATGTAGGTTTTGCAGAAAAACATTTGTTCGGGTTCGAGATACGGAAAGGCATTTGAAAGTGGATTCTGACATAAAGCCATTCCTGTGTGAACATTGTGGAATGGCATTGACTGCAatttcagatttagaaaagcTTGCAAAAGTTCATGATGTAGAAAAATCCTACACTTGTGAATGCTGTCAAGAGACATTTGCTCAGTTTGAAGACATGGAAGAGCATTCAAAGATTCATTCTGTGGAAGAACCATATGCTTGTAGGTTTTGCAGAAAAATATTCGTCCAGTTTACAGACCTGGAAAAGCATTTGGAGACACATTCAGGCGAGCAGCCTTATGCTTGTAAATATTGCCAAAAGACCTTTGCTGAAGTTACAGACATGGAAGAACATTTAAAAACTCATGATGTGGAGCAGCCTTATGCTTGTAAGTATTGTCAAAAGACATTTGCTGAATCCAAAGACATGGAAGAACATTCGAAAAGTCATGATAGTGAAAAATCATTTTCCTGTAAATACTGTAGCATGACATTCGCCGAGAAAAGTGCCCTGAAACTCCATTCAAGAACACATACCGCAAAGAGGACTTATTCGTGTGAGTATTGTGAAGAAACCTTTTCCAATCACCAAGATTGGAAGGACCACAGATTGGTTCATACAAAGGACACATCACATGCATGTAAGCTTTGTGACAAAACATTCACCAAGCAGGAAGACTTGAAGCAGCATGTAACCACTCATGGAGGAGAAAAGCAGTTCTCGTGCGACTTTTGCAAAAGGACATTCACTCGAAATAATTATCTGAAAGCTCACTTAAAAACCCACGCTGGTCAAAAGACATTTTCCTGCGAGTAttgcaagaaaatatttacaagtatGCCCGATTTCAAATCGCATAAAATGGTTCACACTGGACTTAAGCCTTATTCGTGTGAAATTTGTGGCAAGACCTTTGCACAGAGCAGTAATTTGATCGTACATTTAAGGTCACACACGGGTGAAAAGCCATACCTCTGCGAGCACTGCGGTAAGATGTTCAGCATGAGCACCGACCTGAAAAGGCATCTGAGGATGCACACCGGGGAAAAGCCGTACTCTTGCGGTTTTTGCGGGAAGTCGTTCACCCAGGTTGTACACCTGAAAGGACACATAAACATTCACGCTGGGGAAAAGCCACACACTTGCAGCGAGTGTGGGAAAAACTTTGCCACTGCAAAATACCTAAAGAACCATCTCATCATCCACTCTGGGGAGAAACGGCACGTTTGCGAGTACTGCCAGAAGAAGTTTGCGAGGACAGCCGACCTGAAAGCACACATGAGGATCCACACGGGGGAGAAGCCTTACTCGTGTGAGTTCTGCGGCAATGCGTTCACCCAGATCGAACATTTAAAAAGGCATCTGATAATTCACACGGGCGATAAGCGGCATCCCTGTGAATATTGTGACAAGAAGTTTGCTCGGGCCGCAGACTTGAAATCTCATGTCACAGTCCACACGGGCGAGAAGAGATTTACGTGCGAGTATTGTCAAAAGAAATTTGCCCGTCCCGGTGATTTACGGTCGCATTTGAAGATTCACACAGGGGAGAAGCCTTATTCTTGTAACTATTGTGACATGACATTCACTCGTAAAAAGCAGTTGAACAGCCATGTTGAAATCCATGCTGTACATTTGCAGACAACATGA